Genomic DNA from Thermus amyloliquefaciens:
GCCGCCAGGCGGCCACCGGGGGAAGCTTCTCCCCCCGCTCGTTCACCGCCTGGCCCCGCACCTTCTTCTGCAGCTGCATCACCGCGTAGATGAGGGCCTCGGGGCGCGGCGGGCAACCGGGCACATAGACGTCCACCGGCACCACCGAGTCCACGTTCTGCACGATGGCGTAGTTGTTGAACATCCCCCCCGAGCTGGCGCAGGCGCCCATGGAGATCACCCACTTGGGGTCGGGCATCTGCTCCCAGACCCGGCGCATCACCGGGGCCATCTTCTTGGAAAGCCTTCCCGCCACGATCATCACGTCCGCCTGGCGGGGGCTTGCCCGGAAGACCTCGCTTCCGAAACGGGCCAGGTCGTTTCGGGCATCGGTGGAGGCCATCATCTCAATGGCGCAGCAGGCC
This window encodes:
- a CDS encoding NuoB/complex I 20 kDa subunit family protein, whose amino-acid sequence is MALKDLFERDVQELEREGILFTTLEKLVAWGRSNSLWPATFGLACCAIEMMASTDARNDLARFGSEVFRASPRQADVMIVAGRLSKKMAPVMRRVWEQMPDPKWVISMGACASSGGMFNNYAIVQNVDSVVPVDVYVPGCPPRPEALIYAVMQLQKKVRGQAVNERGEKLPPVAAWRRTRG